Within the Micromonospora tarapacensis genome, the region TCGATGTGGTTGAGCACCCGGTCGGTGCCCGGGATCCGCAGGGTGAACCCGAGCACCCCGTGCGTGCCCGGTGCCGTGCCGGTGCCCAGCGTGACCAGGCTGGTCGGGGTCGTGGAGGGAAATCCGCAGGTGAGCGGTCGGCCCGCCGCGGCGGTCAGGCCGGTCAGGGTCGGCGCGTACGGCGCGGCGGTCGGGATCTGGTACCAGCCGAGGCCGTCGACCAGCAGCACCGCGATCCGGCGCACCCCCGGCAGCTCGGCGAAGAGCCCGAGCCGGTCCACGGCGCCGGGCACGCCGAGCACGGCGAGGCTGCTGGGCAGCACGCCGGCGAGGTTGCCGCCGCCGTAGCCCGGCGTGACGACCTCCAGCGGTCGGGCCCGGCCGGTCGGACCGGGCCGCCCCGGTGGCGCCGGTGCCGGGCCGGTCATGCCGGGCGGCGGGCGAAGAGGTGCAATTGGGCGGCGACGTCCCGCCACGGTGGTCGCGCGGCCAGCGTCCGCTCCAGGTCGACCAGGGCCCGCGGCTGGCCGTCCGCCACGGCCGCGGGCAGCAGATCGGCCAGCACCCGTACGCCGTGGATCTCCTCGACCGTCAGCCCGGCGGCGGCCAGCAGCGCGGCGGCGCCGTCGGCGTCGAAGCGGCGGCGCAACGTGTCCCGGGAGCCGGTGCTGCCCTCGGGGTCGGCGGCCAGCGCCGTGGCCGCGTCGAGATGGCCGTTGATCGCCCGGCCGAGCACCGCCGCGGCCCGCCCGGCGACCAGTACGCTCGCCGCGCCGCCCGGGCGCAGTGCACCGGCCAGCGCGGACACCACCGGCACCGGGTCGTCGACGACCTCCAGCACGGCGTGGCAGAGCACCAGGTCGACACTGGCCGGCTCGACCAGCCCGGCGAGCGCGTCCCCGTCGCCCTGCACGGCACGTACCCGCTCGGCCACCCCGGCCTCGGCGGCCCGGCGGCTGAGCGCGGCGAGCGCGTCGGGGCTGGCGTCGACCACGGTGACCCGGTGCCCGACCAGAGCCAGCGGCACGGCGAAGCCGCCGGTGCCGCCACCCACGTCCAGCACGGTCAGCTCGGCGTCGGGCCGGCGGTCCAGCTCGGCGCGCAGCACCGACCAGACCACGGCGGTACGGGGGGTGAGCGGCGGCCCGACCGGGCCGGGGGTCTGTTCCACCCGGTCGAGCCTAGTCAGGCTGGGACAGACCGCCAGGGGGGCGGCCCGGCCGTGACGGCCCGCCGGTCAGCGGAAGTCGCGGGAGGCGGGGCTGACCGGCGGCTCGATCGCCTCCAGCCGGTCGGCGACCAGGTTGACCACCCCCTCGTGCCGCTGCAACCGCCCCCGCACCACCAGGGCCGCGCTGGTGCGGGCCACCCGCCGGTGCCGCTGCCAGAGCCCCGGCGAGCAGGTGACGTTGAGCATGCCGGTCTCGTCCTCCAGGTTGAGGAAGGTGACCCCGCCCGCGGTCGCCGGCCGCTGCCGATGGGTGACGATCCCGCCGACCCGGATCCGCCGGCCCGGCTGCACCCGCCCCAACCGGTCGATCGGCACCGCGCCCAGCGCGTCCAGCTGGGCACGGATGAACCGGGCCGGATGGCTCTCCGGCGACAGTCCGGTGGCCCACACGTCGGCGACCAGCCGGTCCACCGCCTCCATCCCGGGCAGGGTCGGCGCCGTCGTGCCGATCACCGTGCCGGGCAGCCGGCCCGGCCGGTCCTGCGCCGCCGCGCCGGCCACCCAGAGCGCCTGCCGCCGGGTCAGCCCGAAACAGGCGAAGGCGTCGGCGGTGGCCAGCGCCTCCAGCTGCGCGGCGGTCAGACCCACCCGCCGGGCCAGATCCGGCAGATCGCGGTACGGACCGCCCGCCGCCCGCTCGGCCTCGATCCGCTCGGCCACCGGATCGCCGAGGGTACGCACGCTGGACAGCCCGAGCCGCACGGCCGGCCCGCCCAGCCCCAGGCGTGCGGCGGCTCCCCCGGCTGGCTGCCCCAGCGGCTCTGCGGGGTGGATTCCAGCACCGGCTTCGCGCCGCTGGCGTTGACGTCCGGACGGCGTACCTCCACACCGTGCCGGCGGGCGTCGTCGACCAGGGTCTGCGGCGAGTAGAAGCCCATCGGTTGGGCGCTCAGCAGCGCGGCCAGGAACGGGCCCGGGTGGTAGCGCTTGAGCCAGGAACTGGCGTAGACCAGGTAGGCGAAGCTCATCGCGTGGCTCTCCGGAAAGCCGTAGCTGGCGAACGCGGTGAGCTTGCGGTAGACGTCGTCGGCCAGCTCGCCGGTGATGCCCCGTTCCGCCATGCCCTGGTAGAGCCGGTCGGCGATCCGCTCCATCCGCCGCACCGACCGCTTGGCGCCCATCGCCCGGCGCAGCTGGTCGGCCTCGGCCGCGTCGAAGCCGGCCAGGTCGATGGCGAGCTGCATCAGCTGCTCCTGGAACAGCGGCACACCGAGGGTCTTCTCCAGTGCGTTGCGCATCAGCGGATGCGGGTAGGTCACCGGCTCCTGCCCGTTCTTGCGCCGGATGTACGGGTGCACCGAGCCGCCCTGGATCGGGCCGGGCCGGATCAGCGCCACCTCGACCACCAGGTCGTAGAACTCGCGGGGCCGCAGCCGGGGCAGGGTGGCCATCTGGGCCCGGCTCTCCACCTGGAACACCCCGACCGAGTCGGCCCGGCAGAGCATGTCGTAGACCTCGGGATCGTCCAGCGTCATGCCGCCCAGGTCCAGGCTCATCCCGATCATGTCGTAGCCGTAGTGCAGCGCCGACAGCATGCCCAGGCCGAGCAGGTCGAACTTGACCAGGCCGACGGCGGCGCAGTCGTCCTTGTCCCACTGGAGCACGCTGCGCCCGGGCATCCGCCCCCACTCCACCGGGCAGACCTCGATCACCGGCCGGTCGCAGATCACCATGCCGCCGGAGTGGATGCCCAGGTGCCGGGGGAAGGTCTGGAGTTCGTTGGCGTACGCGACCACCTGCTCGGGGATCTCCGGCACGTCCACCGTGGCCACCTCGCCCCACCGGTCGATCTGCTTGCTCCACGCGTCCTGCTGGCCCGGCGGGAAACCGAACGCCTTGGCCACGTCCCGCACCGCCGACCGGGGCCGGTAGGAGATCACGTTGGCCACCTGGGCGGTGTGCTCCCGGCCGTACCGGGCGTAGACGTGCTGGATCACCTCCTCCCGGCGGTCGGACTCGATGTCCACGTCGATGTCGGGCGGGCCGTCGCGTTCGGGGGCCAGGAACCGCTCGAACAGCAGCCGGTGCCGGACCGCGTCCACGTTGGTGATCCGCAGCGCGTAGCAGACCGCCGAGTTCGCCGCCGAGCCCCGGCCCTGGCAGTAGATGCCCTCCCGCCGGCAGAAGTCGACGATGTCGTAGACCACCAGGAAGTAGCCGGGGAAGCCCAACTCCTCGATCATGTTCAGCTCGTGGTCAAGCTGCGCGTACGCCCGCGGGTGCGCCTCGGGTGGGCCGTAGCGTTCCCGCGCGCCCCGCTCGGTGAGGTGGCGCAGCCAGCTCATCTCGGAGTGCCCCGGCGGCACCGGGTACGCCGGCAGCTGCGGCGCGACGAGCTGAAGGTCGAAGGCGAGTTCCGCGCCGAACTCGGCGGCCCGGGCCACCGCACCGGGGTAGGCGGCGAACCGGGCCGCCATCTCGGCGCCGTCGCGCAGGTGGGCGGTGCCCGCGGCGGGCAGCCAGCCGTCGATCTCGTCCAGGCTGCGCCGGGCGCGTACCGCGGCCAGCGTGGTGGCCAGCCGGCGCCGCCCCGGGGTGGCGTAGTGCACGTTGTTGGTGGCCACCGTCGGCAGCCCGGCGGCGTCGGCCAGCTCGGCCAGCGCGTCGTTGCGGTCGCCGTCGACCGGGTGCCCGTGGTCGGTCAGCTCCACCGCCACCGTCTCCGCGCCGAACAGCGCGGTGAGCCGGTCCAACTCGCGGGCTGCCGCGTCGACCCCCTCGGTGAGCAGCGCGGCCGGCACGTGTCCCTTGCGACAGCCGGTGAGCACCAGCACGTGGTCACGCAGGTCGGCGGCGATCTCCTCCAACTCGCCGTAGGCCGGACGGCCCTTCTCCCCGCCCCGCAGCTGGGCGCGGGCGATGGTCGCGGCCAGCCGGGCGTACCCCTCGTGGCCGTGGGCCAGCACCAGCAGGTGGCTGCCGTGCGGGTCGGGTATCCCGTTCTGCGGGCCGGACAGGCCGAGGGACAGCTCCGCCCCGAAGATCGTCGGCAGCCCCAGCGCGCGGGCCGCCTCGGCGAAGCGCACCACGCCGTAGAGGCCGTCGTGGTCGGTGACGGCGAGCGCGGTGAGCCCCAACCGGACGGCCTCCTCGGCCAGTTCCTCCGGATGGCTGGCACCGTCGAGGAAACTGAAGTTGGTGTGCGCGTGCAGTTCGGCGTACGGCACCGCGCCGTCGGGGCGGGTCAGCTCCGGTGGGCGGTAGTGCTCCCGACGCCGGCTCCAGGCGGGCGAGTCGCCGCCGTCGGCGTCGACCGCGAGGGATCCACCACGTGCAGGTGCCGCCCGGCGGCTCCCCGCCCGCCGCGGCGTCCCCCCTTCCCACCGGGCTTCCCGGAGAGCACCCGCTCCAACTCCGACCAGGGCAACTGCGGATTGTGGAAACTCACCGGCCCACCGCCGGGATCCTGGTGACCGGCCCTCCTCCGGGCTGTCCTCCCCCGGGCCGCAACGTACCAAGATCTAGATCTGCCTCAGTCATAGCTCGCCTCCACCAGCCATCGGCCTCCCTCGACGGCGAGCAGCAGCGCGCCGCCGCCGGCCAGGCGGACCTGGAACCGGGCTCGCCGACGCGCCACCGCCGGGTCCCACCACCGCTCGTCGACCGGCCACGGGCCGGCCCAGCCGACGATCTCAGCCGACATCCCCCTGCCGATGGCAGCGATGGCCTCCGCCGCCGTACCGATGATCAGCCGAGCCGGCGGGGCGCTCACCGCCAACCGCGCGCTCACCACGACCGGCGCCCCGGTGGCGTCGAGCACGCTCGCCGCGAGCGGGACGGGCAGCACCACCGCCGGCGAGGGTGGCGGCAACCGACCCGGCCAGGGCGGTGCGGCGTGCCCCGAACCTGCCCGCCGACCGCCGGCCCGGCCCGACCGGGGCTCGGCGGCCGGACCGGCGCCGGTCGGCCACGGCCCCCACCGGGACGCTCGACGGGCTCGCCCGGCAGCGACGCGATGCCGGGACGGGACGGCAGCCGTTCGTCGCCCCAGGGCACCAGCCGCGTCTGGTCGGCCGGCGACCGCCCACCGCCGAGCACCGCGGTGACCACCGCCTCGGGGCCGAGCAGGCCCTGCACCCGGCTCAGTGCCCGGTGTGCCCGCTCGCGTTCCGCGCCGGTCTCGCCCCACAGCCCGGGTTGCAGACCGGCCTGGGCGAGCACCCCGTCGGGCACCAGCCGCAGTCGGATGATCCCGGCGGTGGGGCGGTCCGGCCGGTCGCCGCGACGGCCACCGGAGAGCCACCCGTCCAGCTGCCAGCGGACCCGGTCGGCGATCGCCGCGGCGGTGAGCAGGCCGTCGTGCCGCCAGACCCGGTGCAGCTCCTGGCCGTGCGCGGTGACCGCCTCGATGCCCAGCCGGGTGCAGGCCAACCCGTACCCGGCGAGTCGTTCGTGCAGCCGCTCGGCCAGCGTCCGGGCCGCGAACGCCGCGACGTCGACGCGGTCGATCGGCTCGTCGAGGTCGACGGTGACCGTCAGGTCGTCGGGCGGGCGCCGCACCGCGAGTGGCCGATCATCCCGCCCGGCGGCCAGCCGGTGGGCCAGCGCCCCGTCGAACCCGAACCGGGCCAGCACGTCGCCGGCGGGCAGCGCCGCGAAGTCGCCGAGCGTACGCATCCCGAGCCGACGCAGCAGGTCGGTCAGG harbors:
- a CDS encoding methyltransferase domain-containing protein, whose amino-acid sequence is MTRLDRVEQTPGPVGPPLTPRTAVVWSVLRAELDRRPDAELTVLDVGGGTGGFAVPLALVGHRVTVVDASPDALAALSRRAAEAGVAERVRAVQGDGDALAGLVEPASVDLVLCHAVLEVVDDPVPVVSALAGALRPGGAASVLVAGRAAAVLGRAINGHLDAATALAADPEGSTGSRDTLRRRFDADGAAALLAAAGLTVEEIHGVRVLADLLPAAVADGQPRALVDLERTLAARPPWRDVAAQLHLFARRPA